GCTCCATACGGCCCTCCTGCTCCGGGGGACGCTGCCGGTTTCTCCGGCACGTTGGTCCTGCAGGGCGCGGACGGACTGGATGAGGAGACCGCCGGTGTGGCGCTATCCCGCCTTGATTGCCTGATCCGGTGGGCGCAGGCGCAGCAGGCCAAAGTCCTGCACCGGATGGAGAACATCTACCGGGATGAGATGACTTTCCCGTCGGGGAAACCTGACGCCGGAATGGTGTTCAGCCTTGCGGCCTCGGAGGCAGCGGCCATCCTTGCCGTTCCGGAAAGCACCGCTCAACGGCTGATGTCCGAGGCGGGGAGGCTGTGCCGGGCGTACTCCGCGACGCTGGCCAGGCTTGAGCAGGGCGGGATCGGCTATGGCCACGCGCAGACGGTATTGGATCAGTCCCAGGGTGTTGAGTCGAAAGATCTTCCAGCCTTTGAAACGGAACTGCTGGACGCCGCAGCAGGCCAAACCCCGCCCCAGTTCCGGGTGCGGGCCCGGCGGCTGCGGGAGAACCAGTTTCCGCAGAGCATCGTGGAGCGCCAGCTGACCGCGTTCGAGAAGCGAAAGGTCTGTTTGGAACCGGCCGATGATGGAATGTCCTGGCTGTCAGCCTTCCTTCCGGCGGAGAATGCGCAGGCGGTCTTCACCCAGCTGAGCAAAGCCGCCAGAGGCGAGCAGGCAGATGGAGATCCCCGCACCGTGGACCAACTGCGGGCGGACATCCTTGCGGATCTGCTGATAAACAGTGTCGGCCGCCCCTCGCACACTGGCAGCGGCAGCGGCAGCGGCAGCGGCAGCTGCACCGGCGACACCGGAGCCAACGCGCGAGCCAAGGCCCGGACTGAGGTCCTGGTACTGATTAACGCCGAAACCCTCTTCGGGGCGGACAACCAACCTGCCGAGCTGCTTGGCTACGGGCCGATCAGTCCGCAAACAGCCCGCCGGATGGCCCGCGAGGCCATGAAGTGGACTCCTGTGGAGAGGGATCCTGAAACAAAAGAAATCCTGCGCGGGTTGGGCGCCGGAGGAAAGTTCCGTCAGGACTGCAGCGCTGGCTGAGGGCTCGAGACGGGACATGCCGTTTTCCCGGGTGCCGGTCCGGCGCCGTGATATCCGAGATTGATCACACCAAGCCCTGGGCTCAAGGTGGAGCCACGGATCATGACAACCTCGAATATCTGTGCCGGCGGCACCACATGTTCAAGACGCAGGGATTCTGGAAGGCATGCCAGCCGGTGGCCGGGATTATCGAATGGACATCGCCGGGAGGGAGGACGTACCGCACCGAACCACACCTGGCTCTTGCCCCGGTTCTGCGGGCGAGTCAGCCGGATGTTGTCCGGACCGGATCAGCCGCAGATACCTCTCCGGGCAATAGTGACGACGACTACGGTGGGGACCCGCCGCCGTTCTAGGCCACCACGGGGAGGAGCGCACCACGGGGAGGAGCGCTGGGCTCAGAGGGGACAAAGGTGGGGCAACAGGGGAGGGTCCAGGGGACAGATGGTTCCAGTTTCAATTCACCCGTGGTTCTGCGCAAAGGGTCCTGTCAGTTAGCTGCTGCGGTGGAGGCCGTCAAAGACCATCGTGATGAGGTCGTCCGCCAGTTGGTCCGGAGAAATGGGGCCGCCTGGCCGGTACCACTCCACGATCGAGTTGATCGTGCCGAACAGCAGCCGCGTGGTGGTCCGCGGGTCAATGTCGCCGCGCAGCGTCCCCTCGTTCTGGGCGGCCTGCACCAGGTCCGCAACGCGGTGGTCAAAGTCTCGGCGCCGGGCCAGCGCATCGCGCTCGATGTCCGTGTTTCCGCGGAGCCGCAGCAGCAGCGTCACAAACGGGAGCCGCTCGGTAAGGACCTGGATGGTCCCGCGCAGCACAAACTCCAGCTGGGCATCCGCGGGACCGTTGGAGGAGCGTGCGTCGTCGAGCACCGCTTCGAGCCCGCCCAGGGCGTTTTCCAGAGCCAGCCGCAGCAGGTCGCCCTTGGACGGCACATGGTGGTAAATCGCGGACTTGGTGATGCCCAGGTTTTCGGCGAGGATGCCCATCGACGTGGCCTCGTAGCCGTGCTTGTTGAACACGTCCACGGCAATGGCAAGGACTGACTGCTGGTCATATCCGGGACGGCCGCGGCGGGCGGCAACAGGGCTGGCTGCGGCAGGACCGGCCGAGGCAGCGGGGGTTGAAGGCATGGGATCCATTTTCACACGAACCACCGCGGCAGCCTCAGCCCTGCAGGGCTGAGGCGTCCTTGCCGCGCAGATCGTAGATCCGGCGCAGTTTGCCGCTGGAGCGGGCAAGCGTCCCGGGTTCCGCCACCTGCACCCGGCATGAGGACCCGGTGTGGACCTTAATTTGGGTCTCCAGTTCGGCGGCGGCAGCGAGGCAGACAGCCAGGGTGGATTCGATTCGGCGCTCAATTTTCACGGTGAGCTCATCCATCCGGTCCGGCCTGGTGATTTCCAACTGGAAGTGCGGGCTCAGAGCCGGGACGCGTAGGGCGATCTCCTCGATTTGGCTGGGAAAGAGGTTTACGCCGCGCAGGATGATCATGTCGTCGCTGCGTCCGGTAATCCGGCCCATGCGGCGCATGCCCGGACGGGCGGTGCCTGGCAGGAGGCGGGTCAGGTCATGTGTGCGGTAGCGGATGATCGGCAGCGCCTCCTTGGTCAGGGATGTGAACACCAGTTCGCCGGGTTCCCCGTCGTCGAGCACCCGGGTGTCATCAAAGGGGTCAATGATCTCGGGACGGAAATGGTCCTCCCAGATATGGGTGCCGTCCTTGCTTTCCACACATTCGCCGGCGACGCCGGGACCCATCACCTCGGACAGCCCGTAAATGTCGCACGCGTCCAGCTCCATGGCGGTTTCGAGTTCGTGGCGCATTTCCTCGGTCCACGGTTCGGCGCCCAGCACGGCGTTTTTCAGTGCGGTGGACCGCGGATCTACGCCTGCGGCCGTCAGGGCATCGGCAATGGTCAGCAGGTAGGTGGGGGTGCACAGGATGGTGTCCGGTTCGAAGTCCAGGATGAGCTGGACCTGGCGCTCGGTCTGCCCGCCGGACATGGGAATGACCGTACAACCCAGTTTCTCGGCTCCGGCATGGGCGCCCAGGCCGCCGGTGAACAGGCCATAGCCGTAGGCGTTGTGGACTTTGTAGCCGGGCTTGACCCCGGAGGCGCGCAGCGAGCGGGCCACGAGGGTGGCCCAGCGGTCCAAATCCCCGGCCGTGTAGCCCACAACGGTGGGCCGGCCCGTGGTCCCGGAGGAGGCATGGATCCGGGCCACGCGGTCCTGCGGAACGGCAAACATTCCGAACGGATATGTCTGCCGCAGGTCCTCCTTGGTGGTGTACGGGAACCGTGCCAGGTCCGACAGTTCCTTCAAATCTTCCGGGTGGACGCCCGCGTCGTCGAACTTCCGCCGGTACAGCGGCACGCGCTCATAGGCGTACGCCAGGGTGTGCTGCAGACGGGTCAGCTGCAGGTCCTCGATCTGGTCGCGGCTCATCCGCTCTTCCGGATCCAGTGAGCCGGGATCTGCGGCTGTCGATTTGAGCAGTGCGGAGGTGGAAGCCATGGGGGTGCCCTTTGCGCTGGTGGTGTCGGCGGCTGGTGGTGTGGGAGTGGGGCTAGGACCTGGGCCGGTAAGCCGGGTTCGGAATGGAGCGTGAACGGCCGCGGAACTCGGCCACAATCCGGGCACTGCCACCGGCTTCGACGGCGGTGACCTCAATGTCATAAACGCCGCTGCGCCCCGACGACGCCCGGTGTTGGGCCACCGCCCGGAGGGTTTCACCGGGCATGGCGGCCGAGATGAAGCTGATGTCCGCGCCGGAGGCAACGGTGATCAGCTCCATGCCACTGATGGTGTCTGTGCCGCCGGGGTTGCAGGCCAGCGCAAACGCGGTATCGGCAAGGGAAAACACCATGCCGCCGTGGGCCATGCCAAACCCGTTGAGCATGTCGGCCCGCACGGCCATGGTGCAGGTTGCCTCACCCGGGCCCAGATGTTCGACGGCGATGCCCAGCAGCCGGGCGGCGTCGTCGTGCTCCAAAATGGCGTGGTCCAACCCCTGGTCCAGTCCCGAAGTGTGCTGTTCCGAAGCGGCGACACCGGCGTCGGCCATAAAACCTCCCGAATTCTTTACCGAATGTTCATGAGGTAATCCTGTGACGGGCATCACTGTCAAGTGCCGGGCGGGGGAACGGAGGCGAGGTCAGGGCCGGGTTTGCGGCAGGCCGGGACACCGCCCGGTGCAGTGCCGTAGTTTGAGGAGGTGATACTTTTCAACGCCGCGGCCGCGGCTGGGGAATCGGCCTGCGGGGCTGCGGTGTCCCATGCTTCCTGAGTGGCTGGATCCACAGGTCTTCCTGGCCGATCCGGCCCTGGGTCCCTGGGTGGTACTGGTGGTTTGCGGCATCGTGTTTGCCGAAACGGGACTGCTGGTGGGGTTCTTCCTGCCGGGAGACACCCTGCTGTTCACGGCGGGGCTCCTGATCGCCACCGGAACCGTGGACGTGAACGTGTGGCTGATGGGACTGCTGATTTCCCTGGCAGCGTTTGCCGGAGACCAGCTGGGATACTGGATCGGCCGGCGGGCCGGCCCTGCGGTGTTTTCCCGGCCGGATTCCCGGATATTCCGGCGCGAGAACGTGGACCGGGCCGAGGAGTTTTTCGCCCGGCACGGCGGCAAAGCGATCACGCTGGCCCGGTTCGTGGGAATCGTTCGGACCTTTACGCCAGTGGTGGCTGGAGTGGGCAGGATGCGCTATTCCGCGTACGTTATGTTCGACGCCGCGGGCGCCCTGCTGTGGGGGATGGGACTGACCCTGCTGGGCTACGTCCTCGGGAACCGGTTCCCGTTTATCCGCGACCACCTGGACCTGCTCATCGTGGGGGTGGTCCTGCTGACGGTGGCGACCATTTCACTCACACTGCTGCAGCAAAACAAGCGGGCACCCAAGCAGGCGCGGCAGGGCGGCAAGCCACCCAGGCAGGAGCCGGGAAATAAGCCGGCACCAGCGAAGAAGCCGCTGAATAGACCTGCGCCCCTTAACAAGCCGGCGCCGGAACCGGGCGAGTAAACGTTCCGGTTCCGGCGCCATAAGCTGCCAGCCAGTCAGGCGTCCTGCTGTTACTTTCCTGCTGCCGGGATCGGCTCCTCAGCACCCAGGGCGTCCAGCACAAAGGCGTAGTCCCAGGACCGGTCCTTCCAGGCCTCGTACCGCCCGGAGGCGCCGCCGTGTCCGCCGTCCATTTCGATCTTCATGACAATCGGCTCGGTTCCGGTAGTGACCTCGCGCAGCTTCGCGACCCACTTGGCGGGCTCGGTGTACAGCACGCGGGTGTCGTTGAAGGAGGTCACCGCGGCAATGCGCGGGTAGTCCACGGCGCGGATGTTCTCGTACGGGGTGTACTCCTTCATGTACCGGTAAACCTCGGGGTCGGTGATCGGGTTGCCCCATTCCTCCCACTCCAGTGCCGAGAGCGGCAGCTCCGGATCCAAGATGGTGGTCAGTGCGTCCACGAAGGGCACCTGCGCCACGATCGCCCGGTACTTCTCCGGCGCCAGGTTGGCCACGGCGCCCATCAGCAGTCCGCCGGCGGAGCCGCCCATCGCGGCAATCCGGTTCGGGTCCACCCAGCCGGAGGAGGCAATGTAGTCGGTGGCCGCCACAAAGTCGCTGAAGGTGTTTTTCTTCTGCAGCTTCTTGCCCTGGTCGTACCAGGTGCGGCCCATCTCGCCGCCGCCGCGGATGTGGGCGACCACGAAGATGACGCCGCGGTCAAGCAGGGACAGCCGGGCAACGCTGAAGGCGGGTTCCATGCTGATTTCGTAGCTGCCGTAGGCGTACACCAGCGCCGGGTTGCTGCCGTCCTGCTTCAGCTCGGCACGGCGCAGCACCGAGAGAGGAATGCGGGTGCCGTCGCCGGCCGTGGCCCAGGCGCGCTCGGCAACATACTCGGCCGGGTTGTAGCCGCCCTTGACGGGAGTTTCCTTGCGCAGCTCCAGCTCGCCGGTGGCCAGCACATAGTCGTAGACGCGCGGGGGAGTCAGGTAGGAGGTGTAGCTGAGCCGGATAATCGGGGAGTCGTACTCCGCGTTGGCCAGGTTGGCCGTGTAGAGCTCCTCGTCAAAGGCCGGCTCCACCGGGTCTCCCTGCACCTCGGTGCCCAGGCCTTCCAGCGGAAGGATCTGCACCCGCTCGGTGGTGTCCTTGCGGACCGAGACAATGACGTGGGTTTTGGTGACGGCCGCGCCGTTGACCCGGACGGCGTCGTCGTGCGCCACCACGGTGTTCCAGTGCTGCTCGTCCAGCGGCAGGGCGAACTCCGTCTCGGCCACGAGCGAGAGCATGGAATTCAGGGCGTCCTTGTTGTGCGTGATCAGGTAATGGCGCTCGCCGGCGAGGGTCACGGGCTCGGCCTCGTAGAGGATGCGTTCGCTGCGCGGAATCAGGGTCCGCACTTCGCCGGCGGGATCCTCGAAGTCCAGGACCCGGTACTCCGAGTATTCCGAGTTGCTGATGCCAATCAGCAGCTGCTTCCGGTCCGCGGAGAGGTCAAAGCCGGTCCACATGGCGACGTCGTCCTCCTGGTAGATGACGACGTCGTCCTCCACCGGAGTGCCGAGGGTGTGGGCCTTGATCTGGTAGGGGCGCCAGGAGTCGTCAACGACGGTGTAGAAGACGCGGGTGCCGTCGGGGGAGAAAGCCAGGGAATAGAAGACGTTGGCGACGGTATCCGGCAGCAGCTCTCCGGTGCGCAGGTCCTTGATCCGCAGGGTGAACCGCTCGTCGCCGGCATTGTCCTCGGAGTAGGAGAGCAGGTTGCCGTCCTCGGTGACGGCGAGGCCGCCGAGCGCAAAGAAGGGCTTGCCCTCGGCCTCGGCATTGCCGTCGATCAGGATCTGCTCGCCGGGCACCGGTACTCCGGGCTCGACGACGGGTGGTGTCCAGTCGGCGTCCAGGTCTCCGGTGTCCTGCGCCGCGGTGCGGCAGTGGATGGAGTACTGCTTGCCCTCTTCGGTGCGGGAGTAGTACCACCAGCCCTTTTTGCGGGCCGGCACGGACAGGTCGGTTTCCTCGGTGCGGTTCTTGATCTCGTCGAAGATCTCCTGGCGCAGCTTCTCCTGGTGCGCGGTGACCTCTTCCATGTAGGCGTTCTCGGCCTTGAGGTGGGCCACCACCTCGGGGTTTTCCTTCTCCCGCAGCCACTCATACTCGTCAATGAACGTGTCTCCGTGATGGACGCGCTCGGTGGGAACCTTTTTGGCAACGGGAGGGGTGGGAGAAGTAGTCATGCCCCGAATATATCCATCCGGCTCCGGGGGACGAAGGGCCCCGCGCTGTTTATGCTGGCGGCTTACCGGGCGGGCCGCGTGCAGTTGGCTCCGCCCAACTGATTGAGTTTGACCAAGAGTGTCTCTGATAATCTGCAACGCATGACAGATGAGAGGCGCCCGGCTCCTCCGCGGTCACCCAGCGAGGAAGAGGCCAAGGCCCTTGCCTCGGCGGTACGGATGCGGATCCTCCGCCTGTGCCTGCAGGAGCAGTTGACCAACAAGGAGATTGCCACCCGGCTGGGAGCCAATCCCGCCACGGTTCTCTTTCACGTCCGGAAGCTTGTTGCCGCGGGTTTCCTCGAAGCGCAGGATGCCCGGTCCGGGCCAAGCGGGGCCTATGAAGTGCCGTACCTCGCCACGGGAAAGTCTGCCCGCCTCAGCATGGATGCCCGGGACATAGGACTGCGCAGTGCCATGATCAACGCCTTTGTCTCGGAAGTGGGGCAGGTGCCCGATTCCGCAGAGGTGGAGATATCCCGCCGCGGTGTCCGCCTCACCAAGGCCGGGCATGACAGGTTCCTGGACCGGATGATGGAGCTCCTCGACGAGCTATCCGCGCAGGAACCCCCGGAATCCGATGAGGACGCCACCCGGTATTCAATTTTTATGGCCGTGCACCCCGAGACGTACACCCGCCCGAAGACCTGAGGCTTGTTCCAGGAACGGCAGTGCCTAGGGCCGCAGCAGGAACCAGGCGGCCAGGGCGGCCGCGGCCAGGAAGAGCATCCAGTTACCCAGCACTTCCAGCAGCATGAGGCCAAACGATGAGTGCGGCGCAGTCTTCATCGGTTCCACGATCGGGTCATCAGTGACGCCTTTGCGGAACTGTCCCCAGAGGGAAGTGGCCAGCAGCACCGCGCCGCCGACCAGCGCCAGGGGAACCGCCGGCAGCGTGAAGAGCACAACGCCTCCGGCGAGCAGGGCGACCACCACCTGCAGCGAAAAGAAGATCCCGCCGGCCAGGGCGACCAGCCACATCGGGCGCCGGACAATGAAGCCCATCAGGAGAGGCGCGCAGGCGGCTCCCGCCAGGCCGGTCAGGGCGAGGAGGAAGCCCGACAGCGTGACCTGGACGCTGGCGTCACTGGAGCTGACCGCAGCGGCCACGGTGAAGAAGCCCAGCAGGCCCAGGCAACTGGGAACCAACAGTGCGGCCCACGCGGATGGCGACATTCGGTTGCGTGGGAGGTCCAGGTTTTCGGCGTAGGTCCGGGGATCACCGAAGACGTCGGCCGGGGTGCCGCCGGAGTCAGCCAGGAATTCCCGCGCTGAAGCCACGGCGTCGCCGATGGCTTCGCCCGGGACATCACGCAGGCGTAGTTCCATGGTGAAGTCATCGAACCAGCGGCGGGTGGCTTTATCCGGCGTTGTGCCGTTGCGGCCGTCACGGGTTTCCATGGGTGCCCCTTTCGGAGGTGCGGTCATGATGTTCCTGCACAAACAGGTAGTGATCCACAGTGCCGGTGAACCTGACCCACAGCTCGCGCTGCGCTTCCAGTTCCCGGCGGCCGTCGGCAGTGAGGGAAAAGTACTTGCGGCCGGGCCCGCCGTCACCGGCCCGCCAGGCGGTGGTCACCCAGCCCGCGGTTTCAAAGCGGGTCAGCAGGGGGTACAGCGTGCCGCCCTTGATGTTCCCGAAGCCCTGTTCCTCGAGCAGCGCCGCGATGGCATAACCGTAAGTGGCGCCGCCGTCGAGCGCCTTCAGGACGCACAGGCCAAGGGTTGCCCGCATCCAGTCGCTGGGCCAGGGGAGTGTCTGCACAACTAGATAATGGCATTAACTAGTTTGTCTGTCTACCTAGTGGCTTCCTTGACGTGATGCAGCCCACACGCATATCCTGAACGAACGGTCAGTAAATGCGTTCCATCCGTTCTGTCCGGCTCCGTTCCGCACATTGAGGTGGCAGTTATGCAGTTGTTTACCGAAGCTCCTGTGGCGTCCGTTCCCGCCGAAGCACCGGCTGCCGGCGACACATCCGGCCCGGAATCACATTTTGAGCATCTGCTGGCCGAAGACTCCCGCGTTGAGCCGCGGGACTGGATGCCCGAGGCCTACCGGAAGACCCTGGTCCGCCAAA
This genomic interval from Arthrobacter citreus contains the following:
- a CDS encoding TetR/AcrR family transcriptional regulator, which translates into the protein MPSTPAASAGPAAASPVAARRGRPGYDQQSVLAIAVDVFNKHGYEATSMGILAENLGITKSAIYHHVPSKGDLLRLALENALGGLEAVLDDARSSNGPADAQLEFVLRGTIQVLTERLPFVTLLLRLRGNTDIERDALARRRDFDHRVADLVQAAQNEGTLRGDIDPRTTTRLLFGTINSIVEWYRPGGPISPDQLADDLITMVFDGLHRSS
- the paaK gene encoding phenylacetate--CoA ligase PaaK, with translation MASTSALLKSTAADPGSLDPEERMSRDQIEDLQLTRLQHTLAYAYERVPLYRRKFDDAGVHPEDLKELSDLARFPYTTKEDLRQTYPFGMFAVPQDRVARIHASSGTTGRPTVVGYTAGDLDRWATLVARSLRASGVKPGYKVHNAYGYGLFTGGLGAHAGAEKLGCTVIPMSGGQTERQVQLILDFEPDTILCTPTYLLTIADALTAAGVDPRSTALKNAVLGAEPWTEEMRHELETAMELDACDIYGLSEVMGPGVAGECVESKDGTHIWEDHFRPEIIDPFDDTRVLDDGEPGELVFTSLTKEALPIIRYRTHDLTRLLPGTARPGMRRMGRITGRSDDMIILRGVNLFPSQIEEIALRVPALSPHFQLEITRPDRMDELTVKIERRIESTLAVCLAAAAELETQIKVHTGSSCRVQVAEPGTLARSSGKLRRIYDLRGKDASALQG
- a CDS encoding PadR family transcriptional regulator: MRATLGLCVLKALDGGATYGYAIAALLEEQGFGNIKGGTLYPLLTRFETAGWVTTAWRAGDGGPGRKYFSLTADGRRELEAQRELWVRFTGTVDHYLFVQEHHDRTSERGTHGNP
- a CDS encoding DUF222 domain-containing protein; the protein is MDQHKTFPGRSVFHAVPVPAAGVSSADVSARPDISPAPDGFRARGGFPAPYGPPAPGDAAGFSGTLVLQGADGLDEETAGVALSRLDCLIRWAQAQQAKVLHRMENIYRDEMTFPSGKPDAGMVFSLAASEAAAILAVPESTAQRLMSEAGRLCRAYSATLARLEQGGIGYGHAQTVLDQSQGVESKDLPAFETELLDAAAGQTPPQFRVRARRLRENQFPQSIVERQLTAFEKRKVCLEPADDGMSWLSAFLPAENAQAVFTQLSKAARGEQADGDPRTVDQLRADILADLLINSVGRPSHTGSGSGSGSGSCTGDTGANARAKARTEVLVLINAETLFGADNQPAELLGYGPISPQTARRMAREAMKWTPVERDPETKEILRGLGAGGKFRQDCSAG
- a CDS encoding HNH endonuclease, which gives rise to MISEIDHTKPWAQGGATDHDNLEYLCRRHHMFKTQGFWKACQPVAGIIEWTSPGGRTYRTEPHLALAPVLRASQPDVVRTGSAADTSPGNSDDDYGGDPPPF
- the paaI gene encoding hydroxyphenylacetyl-CoA thioesterase PaaI, with product MADAGVAASEQHTSGLDQGLDHAILEHDDAARLLGIAVEHLGPGEATCTMAVRADMLNGFGMAHGGMVFSLADTAFALACNPGGTDTISGMELITVASGADISFISAAMPGETLRAVAQHRASSGRSGVYDIEVTAVEAGGSARIVAEFRGRSRSIPNPAYRPRS
- a CDS encoding winged helix-turn-helix domain-containing protein, producing the protein MTDERRPAPPRSPSEEEAKALASAVRMRILRLCLQEQLTNKEIATRLGANPATVLFHVRKLVAAGFLEAQDARSGPSGAYEVPYLATGKSARLSMDARDIGLRSAMINAFVSEVGQVPDSAEVEISRRGVRLTKAGHDRFLDRMMELLDELSAQEPPESDEDATRYSIFMAVHPETYTRPKT
- a CDS encoding DedA family protein, yielding MLPEWLDPQVFLADPALGPWVVLVVCGIVFAETGLLVGFFLPGDTLLFTAGLLIATGTVDVNVWLMGLLISLAAFAGDQLGYWIGRRAGPAVFSRPDSRIFRRENVDRAEEFFARHGGKAITLARFVGIVRTFTPVVAGVGRMRYSAYVMFDAAGALLWGMGLTLLGYVLGNRFPFIRDHLDLLIVGVVLLTVATISLTLLQQNKRAPKQARQGGKPPRQEPGNKPAPAKKPLNRPAPLNKPAPEPGE
- a CDS encoding S9 family peptidase; amino-acid sequence: MTTSPTPPVAKKVPTERVHHGDTFIDEYEWLREKENPEVVAHLKAENAYMEEVTAHQEKLRQEIFDEIKNRTEETDLSVPARKKGWWYYSRTEEGKQYSIHCRTAAQDTGDLDADWTPPVVEPGVPVPGEQILIDGNAEAEGKPFFALGGLAVTEDGNLLSYSEDNAGDERFTLRIKDLRTGELLPDTVANVFYSLAFSPDGTRVFYTVVDDSWRPYQIKAHTLGTPVEDDVVIYQEDDVAMWTGFDLSADRKQLLIGISNSEYSEYRVLDFEDPAGEVRTLIPRSERILYEAEPVTLAGERHYLITHNKDALNSMLSLVAETEFALPLDEQHWNTVVAHDDAVRVNGAAVTKTHVIVSVRKDTTERVQILPLEGLGTEVQGDPVEPAFDEELYTANLANAEYDSPIIRLSYTSYLTPPRVYDYVLATGELELRKETPVKGGYNPAEYVAERAWATAGDGTRIPLSVLRRAELKQDGSNPALVYAYGSYEISMEPAFSVARLSLLDRGVIFVVAHIRGGGEMGRTWYDQGKKLQKKNTFSDFVAATDYIASSGWVDPNRIAAMGGSAGGLLMGAVANLAPEKYRAIVAQVPFVDALTTILDPELPLSALEWEEWGNPITDPEVYRYMKEYTPYENIRAVDYPRIAAVTSFNDTRVLYTEPAKWVAKLREVTTGTEPIVMKIEMDGGHGGASGRYEAWKDRSWDYAFVLDALGAEEPIPAAGK